Below is a window of Calditrichota bacterium DNA.
CTCGTGCTCATCCGCTGTTCATGAGCTTGCGATAAGCAAATCCTCCGGGGAAGTGTACAAGGCGGAAGCCATTACGCAGCCCGTGCAGTGACTCAAGGTTGCCCAGTACCAGGTAGCCGCCGTCGCGCAGTGCTCGATAAAGGGCTTCGACCATTTTCGCCCGGAGTTGGCGGTCGAGATGAGCGAGCTCGCAGCAAGAGAAGACGATGTCCACCCTGTTCTCCGGGACCGCCGTCGGCAAAAGTGCCATGTCAAACTGGTCAAAGCGCACCATGTCTTTGAGTTGCTCGCTCACCCTCACCTGGCCCTGCTCCGGGACGAGATACTGTGCCAAGAGGTCTTGGGGTATGCCTCTCAGGGCAAAC
It encodes the following:
- a CDS encoding methyltransferase domain-containing protein, whose product is FALRGIPQDLLAQYLVPEQGQVRVSEQLKDMVRFDQFDMALLPTAVPENRVDIVFSCCELAHLDRQLRAKMVEALYRALRDGGYLVLGNLESLHGLRNGFRLVHFPGGFAYRKLMNSG